attttaaaaaattgaaaaaaaaaaactgtacaCTATAGATCTGGAATAATGATCGATTCATTTGTTAGAGAAACTCGTGGGATCTTTTGTTGGGAAATTGTCAATAAAATCACACTTCTGTGATTTAAGCAAACAACAGGCATGGTAATTCCTTCCTATTCTAGTTTGCAAGTCCTtgcaaaccaaaaaaaaaataagtcccTGCTGACAAAGTTTATGGTTATACGCAGTTTAGGGTTAAAACAAGTAAaccattttttttgtgcggattgcccttcaaaggcgctggtctttatttttgcccctcaaattggtggtctttaatttttgcccttcgtctaATATCCCGAGGTTTTAAGTTCGAACTCCagctcatttaaaaaaaaaaaaaaaatcgcaaggcagaggtttgtagcaaagttaggcctatttcCAAAactaggcctattcgggcaaaagttaggccttaaggcagaagtttgtaaaaatttcaactaagtaaaaaaaaaaaaaaaaaaaaaaattgccttaaaGCAGAGTCTGCCTTATGCCTGAAATTTTGCCTTCTggtgaaggcaaaactctaccttgtgatttttttttaattattgacTGAGCGAAAATTTAAACCTGGGATCAAGAaatttttagcgaaggacaaaaattaaataccatcaatttgagaggcaaaaatttgacggagatggcagtcatacttccacaaactcttgaatgaagaaggggacagggacattgtgttgggagatttagaaCATGCAGGGAGGCGTCGCGATTTTGGGTATTGCAGGAGTATtaaggttgaggaggttaagggtctttgttcgtaggatgcgcaAGGGAAGAGTGACCGGACCTGACGAGATTCCTAgggaattttggaagattgCAGGCTCGGCAGGTTTGGAGTGACTgactaggttgtttaatgtcatctttaagatGGCAATGAtgcccgaagaatggaggttgaGTGTAATGGTCCCCCTATACAAAAACAAGGGCGATATCCAGaattgcaacaactatagaggtattaAGCTGCTAAGCCATACAATGAAAGTgcgggaaagggtggtggagatgagggtaaAGAGAGGCGTAtctatttcagagaaccagtttGAATTCATGCCGGGACGCTCAACTAGAGAAGCCATCCATCTTGTAAGGAgactggtggagcagtatagagaaaagaagagggacttacacatggtattcatcgacctagaaaaggcttacgacaaagttcCAAGGAAGatcctatggagatgcttggaggctaaaggtgtacctgtggcgtacattagggtgatcaaggacatgtatgggGAGCCAAGAGCGGGGGGTAAGCacggtaggaggagactcgaaGCACTTCCCGgttgtgatggggttgcatcGAGATCAGCTcttagtccatttttatttgccttggtgatggatggattgacagggcaaattcaaggtgaggtgccatggtgtatgcttttggcggatgacatagtcctgatcGACGAGACTCATAGCGGAGTTAACGCTAATTTTGGAGGTTGGAGATAAACTacggagtctaaagggttcaagttgagtaggacgagacgagtacttggagtgcaagttcagtgaagCACCTCAGGAGGCTGGCGTGGAAGTGTCGCTTGGTACCCAGGTCATCCAGAAGAAaagtagtttcaagtatctttgGTTTATTATACAAGGCAgcggggagattgacgatgagTCGATGATATCACACTTCGTATTggggcagggtggatgaaatagaggctcgcttccggagtgctatgtgataagaaggtgccaccacaacttaagggcaagttctacaaagtggtggttagaccgactatgttgtatggggtgGAGTGTTGGCCGgttaagatctctcacgttcaaaagatgaaagttgccgagatgagaatgttaagatggatgtgtgggcacaccaggagtgacaggattaggaatgaggctatccgggacaaggtggaagtggcctcggtggaagacaagatgcgggaagtgagactgagatggtttgggcatgtgaagagtaGAGACAcaaatgccccagtgcggaggtgtgggAGGATGGCCATAgatggtttcagaagaggtaggggtaagccgaagaagtattggggaaaggtgattagacaggacatggcacaGCTACAGCTTACTGAgaacatgaccttagataggagggtatggaggattcaaattagggtagaaggctagtagatagggGTGTTCAAATGAGACCGAAAAACCTATCCGAACCggtaaaccgagtcaaaccgatttaataaaccgaaaaccggcttgttttgacttgatttggttttaaattttaaaaaatcgataacatttggtttggtttggtgttaaaccaaaaaaacccgaaccaaaaccgaaccaaaccgatagatacatacatatatatatatcttcttcaaaattttggctcaaatcaagtccaatataaattcaaataattagaaagaaaagtgtAGCCCATTTAAatttaaggtaaaataaaataaaaatttgctaaaggtaaaataaaattttccccCTTATCCAGTTTTACAGTTCCCTCTTTTACATGCCATCTGAATTACTACTAATAAACTAGCATTTTGTCTTTAACAaattaaagggaagaaaatggcaattgaaatttaaaaatatttggtaGATGACTTTGTCTTTCTGTTTATCATTTTCCGTTTTAATTTCTGTGCTTTCTTCTCAATGCTTCATAAACACGATGGTAGCTTGTCTTGCAAAAAGATTCGAGTGGCTATTCTTGGTCGTCAAGTTTGCAAGTTGAGGACTAAGGAAGTCGCTTTAGAGTCTAGCTAACAAAAATTCCGGAGGGCTGCgtaatatcaaaaggctatatgTAGGGAGGTAACTAGAATCATGAAAAGTAGATGTTACGTTTTTGTAATTCCCATACCCATAGCCATAGGCCTATACCTAAATAAAGttaaatgaaataattaagaAGATTCTTAGATTTGAATGGATCACGTCAAAGTCGTATTTAGTTACCATTTAATTCAAAGGTTCTTTGTATTAatacattcttaaaatccgaaaaaaccgaaccaaatcgATAAAACCGACAAAACCGAAAAAATCAAAACCGATAGAATTTATACTATAATGgcttggtttggtttgaatattaaaaaaaaccgacttaattggtttggtttggttttaaccaaaaaccgagtcaaaccgaaccGTGAACACCCCTACTAGTAGATAGTATCatttatcctttcatattagtagtcgcattatcgcgatataagttcttgtgctttgatttctgctactatTTGTTATTccctgtactttgattatcttattttatctgtgatagcTCGCCTTTGCAAATTGCTTCACCAAGGCTTAATTGCTTTCGTTATTtccatttccatatcgctttgaatttcttggcaCCGACCTCTTTTATCTTTATTAGTAGGGTCTTTCGAAAGCTTGATCGTCCTCTGCTTGATAGGAGTAAAGTCTGACACTCTGTCCCCCCCATCTCTCTCCTcagacctcacgttgtgggatttccatttgggttgttgttgttgagaggCAATAATTAAAAACGAGTGCCTTTGAGGGACtgtcgtgcaaatgaccctaaCCAAGTAAACTGTATCATTGGGCCGGCTGATAAatgtttttttcccttaaataaTTCAATAAATTTTAACTACTCCTAAGTCCTGACATTCATTACATTTCAACACAATACACATCAAACACACAATCCAAACAAGCTAAGTACTATACTAATTTCCTATCAGTTCTTCTTTACTCACAAGCAACAAACCATGACTTCACCTGCTTGTGCAAAAATCATAGATGAAATTACAAGAATTTACAAATCACTACCACCAAGACCTTCCATTTTACAAATTGAAGCAGCAATTTCTGTAATCAAATCAGTAGAAACTGAAGAACAAATAGAACTTGATGAAATTTCCAATAAATTGCCACCAGAAAATAATGTTCCAACAGAGTTATACTCTTTACTACAAGAAGTTAGAAAGGCTATGGTATTTTTTCAAAGTCAAGAACATAAAAAAGAGGCTGTTCAGTTAATTGAACTTGATAAGACTTATCAGAATTTTGATGGCTTAATTCATAAAGCTACAGAATTGATTTCTGAGGGGACCAAAGTGGAAAAAATCAATTCTTTTGAGGACCAAGTTGGTGAAACTGGAAGAAAAGATCTGATCAGTGATGAGACTTTGAAGACTTCTGTTTCCTCATCAGGTTTCGATTTttgcttttttcatttttggccagTCGGCCTAAATTAATTACAggcgctagccaaaatatacatatacactgATCATGTATAATATAGGtgtatttatgtatgttatatgtataatttgtgtatataatatgtatatttatatttaatatcCAAAACCTACACATTTGTTGTCTATTATTCTTGGGTACTGCTATATGGTTATGAACAGAAAAAACCATGTATATCCAATTACTTCTTGTCAAATATAGAGTtgatctcttcttcttcaaaaaattatatggtgtatatagaaaattatattgcGTATGTAGgtcaaaaattacttttttatatagGTATATAATTGTCGGTACCAAAAATAAAGCAGCTGATTCAGTAGAGTGGGCTGCAATAAGGGCCCGGTGTCATTATGttaagggcaattcgcaggaatgcccctCATTCggggcggtctttaatttttggccctcaaattgctggtctttaatttttgcccttcgcgtagAAACCctaaggttctgggttcgaacctcgGCTCcgacataaaaataaaaaataattttgcaaggcaaggcttggagaaagttatgccggatctgGCATAAgcgccttaaggcataactttaggTTCCGACGTAAattttatgccttaaggcaattTATAAGGCAGAgctttatgccttaaggcaacctCTGCCAGAGACAGCATAAGTTGTCtaaaggcataactaaagttatctTAGGATCCTGCatattttgccttaaggcatacgCATAACTAAAATTATGCCGGATCCAGCATaggttgccttataaggcaaacttttagttatgcgtatgccttaaggcaacatatgccggatccggcataactttagttatgccttaagaaagcTTCTCGCCACACTAGTATATGCACTTTTTctcaaagccttgccttgcgaaattatttttatttttataactgagcgggggttcgaacccaaaacctcaatATTTTCGGCTACCTTTTCAATCGAAgggtaaaacttaaagaccaccaatttgagggcaaaatttaaagcccaccccaaaagaagggcaatccgcgcaaaaaaaaagttatgttAACAGGTAAATCTTGGACGGACTTGGCGAAATTCCTGATTTCGCCCTCTGCCACAGCTCACCAACACATGTACGCCAAGGTTTAGATTGATGGATAAACATCACTTagagtttttctttttggtctcTCTTGGAACTTGAATCCTAGTTTGCATGAttaattctttttcctttttagtgaTGGCGCTAGCTTGCTATGTATGTGGGCTAATCTACTGGACTTCCAGCCATAGGTCAGTTTTGATACCCCTTAGCCCGAAAATAACAATGTGCAAATAGGTCAATtactttttatgtatatatactatatatgttGTCTGGAACTGAGGTGCAGTTGTTGTATATACTATATGTTGAAtcctctttccttctttggttGTGTACTTCTTAATATCTTGAATCCACTAGTAAAATCTTGGCTCGTCACTGGTATGCGGGCCAAGGTTGACTTGGAGTGGATAGGCTGGTCATCTTTTGTAGGttctctactttttttttttttttttggtataccACTTGTATACGGTCGATTTTGGCcatttcattaataatatatTTACTTGATAAAAAAATGATAGGCTTGTCATTCATACTATGTCTTAATTGTTGTATGATTGCCTCCAGAGATCAAGCACAAAGAGAAGTACAGTTTAATGAAAGTGGCTGCCCTGATTGAAAATGCTGCCAAAACTAGAGCAACAGTTCTTGATCTTCATAACAAGTTAATGGACAAGATTGAATGGCTTCCATTGTCACTTGGGAAGTTGGTTAATGTCACTGGGCTAAACTTTGCTGATAACCAAATTATGGCTCTTCCAACTACCATTGGTAGCCTTGAATCCTTAACGAAGCTCGATCTTCACTCAAACCAAATTATAAACCTTCCTGATTCATTTGGTGAGCTGCTCAATTTGACTGATCTCGACCTTCACGCGAACAGGTTGAAATCGCTGCCAGCTTCTTTTGGGAACTTAGTAAATCTGATGAATCTTGATTTGGCTTCAAACCGGTTCACTCATTTGCCTGATTGCGTTGGGAACTTGACCTCCTTGAAGAGACTAAATGCTGAAACGAATCAGCTCGAAGAACTTCCTTACACGATCGGATTCTGCTCTTCCCTTGTAGAGTTGAGATTGGATTTTAATCGGCTTAAATCTCTTCCCGAGGCAGTGGGAATGCTCGAAGGCTTGGAGATTCTTACGCTGCACATTAACAGAATTAAAGGATTACCAACGACGATGGGGAATCTTTCTCGCCTCAGGGAACTTGATGTTAGCTTCAATGAAGTTGAGAACGTACCCGATACGTTTTGTTTCGCTGTTAGCTTGGAAAAGCTTAATCTTGCGAACAATTTTGCGGACTTGAGAACTTTACCAAGATCAATCGGGAACCTGGAGAATCTTGAAGAGCTTGATATTAGCAACAGTCAAATAAGAACGCTGCCTGACTCCTTCAGGTTCTTGTCAAAGTTGAAAACTTTTCGAGCTGACGAGACTCCACTAGAAGTACCACCGAGGCAAATGATAAAGCTAGGAGCTCAGGTAATCATATGCTtcggcctcatttgttttcgtTAAGATTAAGACGGCTGAATCTGAATATTAAGTTGTGCATTAAGATTTAGATGTCTGAATCTAAAATTTTGTTAAGATCTAAATACTAAATAGTTAAGACTATTTGTTTTCTGAATAtctgaaaatataaaatttatttttatatgaaaattaatCAATTGAacttgtttcattttcttctttttcttgccaTCAGGTTGTTGTAGAGTACATGGCTGATTTTGTAGCTACGAATGAGCTTCAATTGCAGCGGCCAAAGAAAAGGAGAGCTTTTTTTTCTCGAAATTGCCTATTTTTTGGCACTGAGAGGAAGAGGCGGATCTAGAGCAGGTTCTGTGGGTTCCACTTAATCCATTGCTTTCTGGATTGaattatgtatgcatatgtaaaAAAAACATTTAGCACGTACTCATTCTGAACCGGCTAGTTCTAGATCTTGGATTCGCATCAGTGAGAGGTGTCGGATACCTTCAGAAtctatcaaagcaatccggtttcaCGATTTctgtgtatatgcatgtataaaaAGTTTCTCCAAACTGTAAGGATATGGCAGTTTGCTAGGATACTGCATTTACCACACAATATTGAACACTGCAAACATGTAAATACCGTTTCTTTAAGACTTAAACTGAGTGAAgaaatttttctcatttctatTGTAATACAATTATCTCCATGTTGACAGATAGGTCACCGGTCGATAGGGTAGGTTGCCTATAGCACACCCCATTTGGGATGCGAGCCTTCCCCGGCCCCTGCGTGAACACTTTATGCTTCGTGCACCGACCCCAACCcccccgcaaaaaaaaaaaaatccacccctcctcttttttgtttttgttttttatacaACTCTCCCATATGTGTTCTGGTTTGAAGAAATTGTAAGTCTTTACTGTTTTATGGAAGCTCAACTTTTGAACCATTAGTATGCTATCAAAAATGTATGTTCTAATGTAGTTTTTCCCCATTCTAATACTTTTCTCACACTATAATTATTGAAGTTTTATGGATTACTGAAAGACTTTTACATAGTTGGAAAATCAAATCTtgtttgcgcggagtgcccttcgtttggggtggtctttaaattttgcccctcatatttgaaatctttaaaaaatttcttgcttaattaacacccataggttccggagttcgaacccacgcgttagccaaaattttaaaaaaaaattaaggcaagtttaaatttcgctatccGTGACCGGCATACTTttattaaggaattaccaaagttatacggaccgacatacttatgccttgtgggcggacttggcataagtatgcggtccagataactttgataattccttcacagtTATGCGGtcctttttaaaagtttgcccattaaaaagTAGCCCCCaccccggcataactttgtgaaggaattatcaaagttataccGACCAGATTCTTATGCCTTATGTGGCAACTTGACATAAAAATCttgcggtccgcataactttgataattccttcacaaagttatgccggtccgcataaagtttgcccattaaagtatgcccccacggcataactttgtgaaggaattatcaaagttatgcggaccgcatacttatgccaatcTCTTATAATAAGGCATAGTATCTGCGGTCCggcataaaatgtgtaattccttaacaagtgtatctttgTAGCCGCGGCATAAGCGAAATTTAAagcgccttgcgaattttttttaaaattttgatttgcgTGTGGGTTCGAACttggaacctatgggtgttagccgaaagGGCaagaaatttaaacatttcaaatatgaagggcaaaatttaaagaccaccccaaaagaagggcaattctgcgaattgcccgaaAATCAAATCTTGTTTGGTCCGTGTAAAGTTTAGAATACAGAACACCAGTTCTGTTTATTTGGAGGAATTTGTATTGGTTAATTGTTGGCACCAAAACTAGAAATAAGATTTGACAATAACAATGATATAAGTCAAAGTTATTTATTGTTATTAATTTTTTCTGTGTATGATGTAACAATTGAAAAAAGATTAAATCATAAACACAAGGAAAGTCTCATCAAATCCTAGAAACTGCAACACAAAAAACTGTACTAAACCAAAACTAGACCAAACATAGCAGAAATTGCACATTTAAAAGTTGTATTAGACTCtagaaatgaaacaaaaatagcaaaaactacaaaaactatgtctctaaatgtgagttcccgCTGATCCCCCTATAATTCTCATTAAATCTAGTTGAcagaatttattaaatatttggttACAGAAATTGCTGCTTCAACCTCTGTAGTGAAATGTCTTGGTGTTAGTGGTTTGTAGATTCTTATAATTTCATCTATGATTTTTGCACAGTGATGGGTACTTTTTGTTAATGGTGAAGCCATGCTGGATTCTTGCTTATGAGCAGAGAAGAAATGatggataataatagtagtagatTGTTTAGATTGTGCATTGATATCGTTTTGCCCTATTAGTACGAAATGTGTCATAACTTTATAAAGTATTCGCACCATAACTTCATCAATATGTTTTTGCTTCAGAATTAATCCACATTAACCAAAATCAACTCTAAATTTAATATCTAACATTTTAATACCAATctcaatatttttaaatagtTAATGTTTCACACTATGTGTCACGTCAATGCCACATTAGATAacgttttattttattttttcctattttattttcacattCCCTCTTCAAATGCAAAGTATGTgttttttctaataaaaaatCTATAGATGGTAAAGTGGAAATTGTCGAGaatatgtttatttttatttttttcacacaCTTGAgtcaaattgaattttttttctttctagataTTACCTCTACCCTAATTAATACCAGATCCAATAGGGAGATTTATATAaatagattattattattatggagATACTCTTAAGTTTGATCCCGTTTGAAAAAGTTGTGTGAAATAGCTTTCTTGCCAGAAGTTAGAATTCAACACCAAACCCAATTAGGAGATTTACGCAAATAGACTATTATTTATGGTGTTATTGTTAAGTTTGATCTCATTTGAAAAAGTTGTGCGAGATAGCTTTCGcgccaaaatttaaaattcaatacCTGACGTATTGCCAAAAGACTTGTCATGCCATAACTCAAAATAGATCTCCAAGATTTAGTGCAATAAATTCTAGCGGATCACTAGGAGCTCTAATGGATGGGTTTGTCATAAGTCTGGAAGAATAACTACAAGTACAAATTATGTTGTATTGTGGAATAAATTATTCATAAATTCTGGTTGATCACTAAGAATTTCTTATGGATAGTTTTGCCACAAGTTTCGGTGAGTCACTAGAACTTTAATACGAATTGTCTCATAATTTTATAAGTTTTTCGCAATTTCTTGTGGATCACCAGAAATTAAATTTCATCAATACGTTGTTGCTTCAGAATTAATTCAAACTAGCCaaaatcaattttaaatttaatattcaATATTCTCATACCAATCTCAATAATTTAAATAGTTGATGTTTCACACTGTCTATCATGCAGTGCTATTTATATTTGATCCCGTTTAAAAAGGTTGTGAAATAATTTTCACGCTAAAAGTCAGAATTCGATACCTAACCAAATCGGAAGATTTACACAAATAGACtattatttatgatattacagTGCAAAATAACTTTCACAtcaaaagttaaaattagtacttggtggatcaccaaaagaTTTGTCTTGTCACAACTCATGGTAAATCACCAAAATTTAGTACAAATAATCCCAGCTGAACACTAGGAGCTTTAATCATGCATGGATGTGTCATATACAAAGTATGTATTTTTATCTAATCAAAAAATTTATAGATGGTAAAgtgcaaattttcttgaatatatttatttttatttcttaaacactCAAGtcaaactgaattttctttctttctagatATTATCCCCACCCCAATTCATACTGAACCCAATCGGGAGATTGAAACAGAATATTATTTATGGTGTTACAGTCAAAGTTTGATCTCATTCGAAAGAATTGAGCATTTTGGGCCAAAAGTTAAAATTCAGTACCAAACTCAATTATAAGATATACACAAATGGACTATTATTTATGGTGTTACTGTTACTATTAAGTTTAATCCCGTTTGAAAAAGTTGTGTGAAATAGCTTTAAGCCAGATGTTAGAATTCAATACCAATACGATTGGAGATTTACACAAATAGATTATTATTTATGGTGCTACGGTACTTTTGATCCCGTTGCACAAAACAACTTTTGCcccaaaagttgaaatttaACACCAATGTATTACTAGATGACTTTTCTTGGGATAATTCTTTATAGATCAAATGCAGTGTAAGATCAGATTTCAACATGGTACACTAGTAATTGCTCAGGTGCTGAATAAAATTGTAATGCATTTACACACTAGAGGTCGAGCCAATCCTAAATGACAGGCTGCATTGCAAAGTCTGAATACCTTTCCACAGTTACGgttatgttttattttcttttgtgatGATTTGTGTAATCAATTCCTAGTCTTTTAGGTGCTTTTGGTTCTATTTTTAGTTGAGGATAGCAGATTAGAGATACAATGTTTTTCTTTGAGGAAAGCAATTGATCCAGAACTGATAATGTTTTgtattgtaaatatttttagtcATTAATAGAAGATACTGTTTAACCAAAAAATATTCATGTTAGATCGCCAGGATTAGCCAAGTTACACAGCTGATTGTTCGACCAAAATATTAACAACCTCTAATCAACATAcatgataatatatatagctGTCGGTTATTCTTACGCCAGCGGCTATTCATgttaccaacaacaacaacaacatacaacaatagcaacaTATCTAATGTAATCCCATAAGTGCGATCCCAAAGGACAGAGTGTACGCAAATCTTACTTCAACCTTGGGAGTCCAGAACTAAAATACCCGGAAAAAAGTGGGGTTGAACCaaaatactcaaaaaaaaaaaaacgtgacaaaagtacctttaacgcagtattttactgcattATAGaactagtaaaaaaaaaaaaaatttggtcaattttttttttttgcaacgcttaatgttttttttcatacttcgACCAACGATTAGttgtgtgtcaagactccgaaacgtcaatattttatatagaatctgatttttttttgcgtacaataatgtaggctcaatacatcaaggatacgtcaacattcggatcgtcattttaggggttgaaaaggtgcccgaagtctttaggtttaagtgttctatttttgtaaggttattttagtcaacttcatatatcgagaaaattagtcagctttattttcgaaaattgaaaccacaaaagtgaaattgacattcacagctaCATTACCCTGcaatttttacgttgaaatatATTgtgtatcatcatattataagtaaagaaaactaaaaacttTACGccaatttgggaaaaattgaaattgaataggataaaaggtgtttttttttaaaattggctCGGCCAAACCGCCTTGCGGTACgttgtccgcatagatctcgaaaaaatacgcaggataaaaaaaaaatgcataaaacgaacatccgagcgcaaagttatgaccatctaaagtttgaccactttacaactagctCTTCTCCctgtatttttttaaatacgtttttatctaattgaattagatttatattaaaaataaagttatgtcttgattaaaaactaagacacttaaatcaaaaccttaaaaaataaaacacttaaacctaaagtttccaaacaaaacttacttcaggtaccttttcaacccctaaaacgacgatccaaacttTTAcgtattcttgatgtattgagcgTACATTATCGtacacagaaaaaaaaaatatcatgttctatataaaatattgacatttcgaagtcttgacacacgactaatcgttggtcaaagtatggaaaaaaaacactaagtgttgcaaaaaaaaaaagaatttgttaaaataagatgttgcgatctttttatggaaaaaaacactaagtgtgttattttttaatgcgtaactttatttcgaatatgttgcaaaaaaaaaaaaatcgcgtaaatcggacGTCTGAGTGCAAAAAATCGCGtatatttgaaataaagttaagctttaaaaaataacacacttaaatctaaaccctaaaaataaaaaactctaagctaatgacaacaagtcctcaaacaaaaatggacgtctatgtatatagaacacttaaacctaaagttttcaaacaaaacttacttcgggcaccttttcaacccctaaaataacgatccgaacgtttacgtatccttgatgtattgagcttACATTATTGTacacagaaaaaaatatcaggttttatataaaatattgacgtttcggagtcttgacacacgactaatcgttggtcaaagtatgga
This portion of the Lycium ferocissimum isolate CSIRO_LF1 chromosome 1, AGI_CSIRO_Lferr_CH_V1, whole genome shotgun sequence genome encodes:
- the LOC132058833 gene encoding plant intracellular Ras-group-related LRR protein 5-like yields the protein MTSPACAKIIDEITRIYKSLPPRPSILQIEAAISVIKSVETEEQIELDEISNKLPPENNVPTELYSLLQEVRKAMVFFQSQEHKKEAVQLIELDKTYQNFDGLIHKATELISEGTKVEKINSFEDQVGETGRKDLISDETLKTSVSSSEIKHKEKYSLMKVAALIENAAKTRATVLDLHNKLMDKIEWLPLSLGKLVNVTGLNFADNQIMALPTTIGSLESLTKLDLHSNQIINLPDSFGELLNLTDLDLHANRLKSLPASFGNLVNLMNLDLASNRFTHLPDCVGNLTSLKRLNAETNQLEELPYTIGFCSSLVELRLDFNRLKSLPEAVGMLEGLEILTLHINRIKGLPTTMGNLSRLRELDVSFNEVENVPDTFCFAVSLEKLNLANNFADLRTLPRSIGNLENLEELDISNSQIRTLPDSFRFLSKLKTFRADETPLEVPPRQMIKLGAQVVVEYMADFVATNELQLQRPKKRRAFFSRNCLFFGTERKRRI